One Brassica napus cultivar Da-Ae chromosome C4, Da-Ae, whole genome shotgun sequence genomic region harbors:
- the LOC106391045 gene encoding uridine/cytidine kinase UKL1, chloroplastic isoform X1, with translation MPENSSSVDYAMEKASGPHFSGLRFDSLLSSSPPNPSVSSPSHLPSAVSSSSSPAPKQPFVIGVSGGTASGKTTVCDMIIQKLHDQRVVLINQDSFYRGLTTEELERVQEYNFDHPDAFDTEQLLHCAETLKSGQPYQVPIYDFKTHQRRTDAFRQVNASDVIILEGILVFHDPRVRNLMNMKIFVDTDADVRLARRLRRDLVERGRDADSVLEQYAKFVKPAFDDFVLPSKKYADVIVPRGGDNHVAVDLITQHIHTKLGQHDLCKIYPNVYVIQSTFQIRGMHTLIRAKDISKHDFVFYSDRLIRLVVEHGLGHLPFTEKQVVTPTGAVYTGVDFCKKLCGISIIRSGESMENALRACCKGIKLGKILIHRVGDNGKQLIYEKLPQDISERHVLLLDPVLATGNSANQAIELLIQKGVPESHIIFLNLISAPEGIHCVCKRFPALKIVTSEIDQCLNQEFRVIPGLGEFGDRYFGTDE, from the exons ATGCCGGAGAATTCTTCATCAGTAGACTACGCCATGGAGAAGGCGTCGGGTCCCCACTTCTCAGGCCTCCGCTTCGACagccttctctcttcttctccacccAATCCCTCCGTCTCTTCTCCGTCCCACCTCCCATCTGCTGTTTCGTCCTCTTCTTCTCCTGCTCCCAAACAGCCCTTCGTTATCG GAGTTTCTGGTGGTACGGCTTCCGGTAAGACAACAGTGTGCGACATGATAATCCAGAAACTTCATGATCAGCGTGTTGTTCTAATTAACCAG GATTCGTTTTACCGTGGTTTGACAACCGAAGAGCTGGAGCGTGTGCAAGAGTACAACTTTGATCATCCAG ATGCCTTTGACACCGAGCAGCTTTTGCATTGTGCTGAGACTCTCAAGAGCGGCCAACCCTATCAAGTTCCAATCTACGACTTTAAGACCCATCAGCGTAGAACTGATGCTTTCCGCCAG GTGAATGCTTCTGATGTTATAATTTTAGAAGGGATTCTAGTTTTCCATGATCCACGTGTTCGGAATCTGATGAACATGAAGATCTTCGTTGACACAG ATGCTGATGTGAGGCTTGCTCGCAGACTCAGGCGTGACCTAGTTGAGAGGGGCAGGGATGCCGACTCTGTGCTCGAGCAG TATGCAAAGTTCGTGAAGCCGGCGTTTGATGACTTTGTGCTTCCCTCTAAGAAATATGCTGACGTGATCGTTCCTCGAGGAGGTGACAACCACGTTGCTGTTGATTTGATTACCCAACACATCCACACAAAACTAGGGCAGCATGATCTCTGCAAAATCTACCCAAATGTTTATGTCATCCAATCTACATTTCAG ATAAGAGGCATGCATACACTTATCAGGGCGAAGGACATATCAAAGCatgattttgtgttttattCAGACCGTCTCATTCGTCTG GTGGTGGAGCATGGTCTTGGTCATTTGCCCTTCACTGAGAAACAAGTAGTTACTCCAACAG GAGCTGTGTACACTGGAGTTGATTTCTGCAAGAAACTTTGTGGGATCTCTATTATTCGAAG TGGTGAAAGCATGGAAAACGCATTACGCGCTTGCTGCAAAGGGATTAAGTTAGGGAAGATCCTTATCCACCGTGTTGGAGACAATGGAAAACAG CTTATATATGAGAAGCTTCCTCAAGACATCTCTGAACGCCATGTCCTGCTTCTAGATCCTGTCTTAGCTACAG GTAACTCTGCTAATCAAGCCATTGAACTACTCATTCAGAAAGGAGTTCCTGAATCTCACATCATCTTCCTCAACCTTATCTCG GCGCCAGAAGGAATTCATTGCGTCTGCAAACGGTTTCCGGCATTGAAGATAGTGACATCTGAAATAGACCAGTGTCTGAACCAAGAGTTCCGTGTTATACCAGGGTTAGGCGAGTTTGGTGATCGTTACTTCGGCACTGATGAGTAA
- the LOC106391045 gene encoding uridine/cytidine kinase UKL1, chloroplastic isoform X2, translating into MPENSSSVDYAMEKASGPHFSGLRFDSLLSSSPPNPSVSSPSHLPSAVSSSSSPAPKQPFVIGVSGGTASGKTTVCDMIIQKLHDQRVVLINQDSFYRGLTTEELERVQEYNFDHPDAFDTEQLLHCAETLKSGQPYQVPIYDFKTHQRRTDAFRQVNASDVIILEGILVFHDPRVRNLMNMKIFVDTDADVRLARRLRRDLVERGRDADSVLEQYAKFVKPAFDDFVLPSKKYADVIVPRGGDNHVAVDLITQHIHTKLGQHDLCKIYPNVYVIQSTFQIRGMHTLIRAKDISKHDFVFYSDRLIRLVVEHGLGHLPFTEKQVVTPTGAVYTGVDFCKKLCGISIIRSGESMENALRACCKGIKLGKILIHRVGDNGKQVTLLIKPLNYSFRKEFLNLTSSSSTLSRRQKEFIASANGFRH; encoded by the exons ATGCCGGAGAATTCTTCATCAGTAGACTACGCCATGGAGAAGGCGTCGGGTCCCCACTTCTCAGGCCTCCGCTTCGACagccttctctcttcttctccacccAATCCCTCCGTCTCTTCTCCGTCCCACCTCCCATCTGCTGTTTCGTCCTCTTCTTCTCCTGCTCCCAAACAGCCCTTCGTTATCG GAGTTTCTGGTGGTACGGCTTCCGGTAAGACAACAGTGTGCGACATGATAATCCAGAAACTTCATGATCAGCGTGTTGTTCTAATTAACCAG GATTCGTTTTACCGTGGTTTGACAACCGAAGAGCTGGAGCGTGTGCAAGAGTACAACTTTGATCATCCAG ATGCCTTTGACACCGAGCAGCTTTTGCATTGTGCTGAGACTCTCAAGAGCGGCCAACCCTATCAAGTTCCAATCTACGACTTTAAGACCCATCAGCGTAGAACTGATGCTTTCCGCCAG GTGAATGCTTCTGATGTTATAATTTTAGAAGGGATTCTAGTTTTCCATGATCCACGTGTTCGGAATCTGATGAACATGAAGATCTTCGTTGACACAG ATGCTGATGTGAGGCTTGCTCGCAGACTCAGGCGTGACCTAGTTGAGAGGGGCAGGGATGCCGACTCTGTGCTCGAGCAG TATGCAAAGTTCGTGAAGCCGGCGTTTGATGACTTTGTGCTTCCCTCTAAGAAATATGCTGACGTGATCGTTCCTCGAGGAGGTGACAACCACGTTGCTGTTGATTTGATTACCCAACACATCCACACAAAACTAGGGCAGCATGATCTCTGCAAAATCTACCCAAATGTTTATGTCATCCAATCTACATTTCAG ATAAGAGGCATGCATACACTTATCAGGGCGAAGGACATATCAAAGCatgattttgtgttttattCAGACCGTCTCATTCGTCTG GTGGTGGAGCATGGTCTTGGTCATTTGCCCTTCACTGAGAAACAAGTAGTTACTCCAACAG GAGCTGTGTACACTGGAGTTGATTTCTGCAAGAAACTTTGTGGGATCTCTATTATTCGAAG TGGTGAAAGCATGGAAAACGCATTACGCGCTTGCTGCAAAGGGATTAAGTTAGGGAAGATCCTTATCCACCGTGTTGGAGACAATGGAAAACAG GTAACTCTGCTAATCAAGCCATTGAACTACTCATTCAGAAAGGAGTTCCTGAATCTCACATCATCTTCCTCAACCTTATCTCG GCGCCAGAAGGAATTCATTGCGTCTGCAAACGGTTTCCGGCATTGA